In Meleagris gallopavo isolate NT-WF06-2002-E0010 breed Aviagen turkey brand Nicholas breeding stock chromosome 2, Turkey_5.1, whole genome shotgun sequence, the following are encoded in one genomic region:
- the IL20RA gene encoding interleukin-20 receptor subunit alpha isoform X1: MKNVLHWLAPEGTGDGVLYSVKYSVYGVGKWIRKPECRNISTTWCDLSSETADHEEQYYASVKAFLNGKCSNWIETTRFNPLTDIFIFLAKIGPPMVNVSSTEKSISITLTVPEKWRSPDGESISLLQVYPGLQYNVSVLKKKTKKRWFFSISNSTLVVPRLEPGTAYCVSAQIHVTTPLLHSGFSKEHCISTLKDKTTDETITVVFGYILPILLAVLFTSVACCCVHKYIHVSKQKHPTSLVWHYTDKCKEKVFIPCEKIVVNLITVNVDEYKPSQESIHPSEMKSPHYYTVYSGTEGRDLSPKEVPEIKYLLDISHEEISEEENILAEGDKTGTKNDQPGTKNTLRQKNGGSVEYELGVRAEDFSPGQNLEELGLKEKTSAPGGLGEPQTALGNLVNFNTGKAYCPQLEVRATDPSLGQELEELKLKMADAVDELLGKTCINLVDSDDEKSGQTSYHRLGKIAHGVTENEGEQTILVDWDPHTGRLYIPTWFSVENEVCKGVFKCDVPNKEGILSRLYEKQVSEESSEDQEMYLQQFQEQWGLHVEMED; encoded by the exons ATGAAGAATGTCCTTCACTGGTTAGCACCAGAAGGTACAGGAGATGGAGTACTCTACAGTGTGAAATATTCAGT ATATGGTGTTGGCAAATGGATTAGGAAGCCAGAATGCAGGAATATCAGTACAACATGGTGTGACCTCTCCAGTGAGACTGCTGACCATGAAGAGCAATACTACGCGAGTGTGAAAGCCTTCCTAAATGGGAAGTGCTCTAACTGGATAGAGACAACACGATTTAACCCTCTTACAGACA tttttatttttctagctaAAATTGGCCCACCTATGGTAAATGTGTCTTCTACCGAGAAATCTATTTCAATCACACTGACTGTTCCTGAGAAGTGGAGAAGTCCTGATGGAGAATCTATATCTCTGCTTCAAGTATATCCTGGTCTGCAATACAACGTGTCTGTCctcaagaaaaagacaaagaaacgA TGGTTCTTCTCCATCAGCAACAGCACCTTGGTTGTGCCCCGGTTAGAACCTGGAACAGCTTACTGTGTCAGTGCGCAGATCCATGTCACTACACCACTTCTACACAGTGGGTTTTCTAAAGAACACTGCATTTCTACTTTGAAAG ATAAAACAACAGATGAGACTATAACAGTTGTATTTGGATACATTCTGCCTATTCTGCTAGCTGTCCTTTTCACTTCAGTGGcatgctgctgtgtgcacaAGTACATTCACGTCAGCAAACAGAAGCATCCAACAAGCCTG GTATGGCACTATACTGATAAATGCAAGGAAAAGGTTTTTATACCTTGTGAAAAAATAGTGGTCAACCTTATCACAGTTAACGTGGATGAGTACAAACCGTCTCAGGAATCCATTCATccatcagaaatgaaaagccCCCATTATTATACTGTTTACAGTGGCACTGAAGGGAGAGATTTGTCTCCAAAAGAAGTGCCGGAAATAAAATACTTGCTGGATATTTCTCATGAAGAGATTTCAGAAGAAGAGAACATTTTAGCTGAGGGGGACAAAACCGGAACAAAAAATGACCAGCCTGGAACAAAGAATACTTTGAGACAAAAAAACGGAGGGAGTGTAGAGTATGAACTCGGCGTAAGGGCCGAAGACTTCAGTCCCGGCCAAAACCTAGAAGAACTCGGTCTGAAAGAGAAGACTTCTGCACCTGGGGGACTAGGTGAGCCACAGACTGCTTTGGGAAACTTAGTTAATTTTAATACAGGAAAGGCATATTGCCCCCAACTGGAGGTGAGGGCAACAGACCCTTCTTTGGGACAGGAATTAGAGGAGCTTAAACTGAAGATGGCTGATGCAGTGGATGAACTGCTAGGTAAGACCTGTATCAACTTGGTGGACTCGGATGATGAAAAATCTGGGCAGACGTCTTATCATCGGCTGGGAAAAATAGCACACGGTGTCACAGAGAATGAGGGCGAACAGACCATACTGGTGGACTGGGACCCACACACTGGCAGATTGTATATTCCTACTTGGTTCAGTGTTGAAAATGAGGTGTGTAAAGGAGTATTTAAGTGTGATGTCCCTAACAAAGAAGGAATTTTGTCCAGACTGTATGAGAAACAGGTATCTGAAGAATCGTCTGAGGACCAAGAAATGTATCTGCAGCAATTTCAGGAACAATGGGGACTGCATGTAGAAATGGAAGACTGA
- the IL20RA gene encoding interleukin-20 receptor subunit alpha isoform X2 encodes MKNVLHWLAPEGTGDGVLYSVKYSVYGVGKWIRKPECRNISTTWCDLSSETADHEEQYYASVKAFLNGKCSNWIETTRFNPLTDTKIGPPMVNVSSTEKSISITLTVPEKWRSPDGESISLLQVYPGLQYNVSVLKKKTKKRWFFSISNSTLVVPRLEPGTAYCVSAQIHVTTPLLHSGFSKEHCISTLKDKTTDETITVVFGYILPILLAVLFTSVACCCVHKYIHVSKQKHPTSLVWHYTDKCKEKVFIPCEKIVVNLITVNVDEYKPSQESIHPSEMKSPHYYTVYSGTEGRDLSPKEVPEIKYLLDISHEEISEEENILAEGDKTGTKNDQPGTKNTLRQKNGGSVEYELGVRAEDFSPGQNLEELGLKEKTSAPGGLGEPQTALGNLVNFNTGKAYCPQLEVRATDPSLGQELEELKLKMADAVDELLGKTCINLVDSDDEKSGQTSYHRLGKIAHGVTENEGEQTILVDWDPHTGRLYIPTWFSVENEVCKGVFKCDVPNKEGILSRLYEKQVSEESSEDQEMYLQQFQEQWGLHVEMED; translated from the exons ATGAAGAATGTCCTTCACTGGTTAGCACCAGAAGGTACAGGAGATGGAGTACTCTACAGTGTGAAATATTCAGT ATATGGTGTTGGCAAATGGATTAGGAAGCCAGAATGCAGGAATATCAGTACAACATGGTGTGACCTCTCCAGTGAGACTGCTGACCATGAAGAGCAATACTACGCGAGTGTGAAAGCCTTCCTAAATGGGAAGTGCTCTAACTGGATAGAGACAACACGATTTAACCCTCTTACAGACA ctaAAATTGGCCCACCTATGGTAAATGTGTCTTCTACCGAGAAATCTATTTCAATCACACTGACTGTTCCTGAGAAGTGGAGAAGTCCTGATGGAGAATCTATATCTCTGCTTCAAGTATATCCTGGTCTGCAATACAACGTGTCTGTCctcaagaaaaagacaaagaaacgA TGGTTCTTCTCCATCAGCAACAGCACCTTGGTTGTGCCCCGGTTAGAACCTGGAACAGCTTACTGTGTCAGTGCGCAGATCCATGTCACTACACCACTTCTACACAGTGGGTTTTCTAAAGAACACTGCATTTCTACTTTGAAAG ATAAAACAACAGATGAGACTATAACAGTTGTATTTGGATACATTCTGCCTATTCTGCTAGCTGTCCTTTTCACTTCAGTGGcatgctgctgtgtgcacaAGTACATTCACGTCAGCAAACAGAAGCATCCAACAAGCCTG GTATGGCACTATACTGATAAATGCAAGGAAAAGGTTTTTATACCTTGTGAAAAAATAGTGGTCAACCTTATCACAGTTAACGTGGATGAGTACAAACCGTCTCAGGAATCCATTCATccatcagaaatgaaaagccCCCATTATTATACTGTTTACAGTGGCACTGAAGGGAGAGATTTGTCTCCAAAAGAAGTGCCGGAAATAAAATACTTGCTGGATATTTCTCATGAAGAGATTTCAGAAGAAGAGAACATTTTAGCTGAGGGGGACAAAACCGGAACAAAAAATGACCAGCCTGGAACAAAGAATACTTTGAGACAAAAAAACGGAGGGAGTGTAGAGTATGAACTCGGCGTAAGGGCCGAAGACTTCAGTCCCGGCCAAAACCTAGAAGAACTCGGTCTGAAAGAGAAGACTTCTGCACCTGGGGGACTAGGTGAGCCACAGACTGCTTTGGGAAACTTAGTTAATTTTAATACAGGAAAGGCATATTGCCCCCAACTGGAGGTGAGGGCAACAGACCCTTCTTTGGGACAGGAATTAGAGGAGCTTAAACTGAAGATGGCTGATGCAGTGGATGAACTGCTAGGTAAGACCTGTATCAACTTGGTGGACTCGGATGATGAAAAATCTGGGCAGACGTCTTATCATCGGCTGGGAAAAATAGCACACGGTGTCACAGAGAATGAGGGCGAACAGACCATACTGGTGGACTGGGACCCACACACTGGCAGATTGTATATTCCTACTTGGTTCAGTGTTGAAAATGAGGTGTGTAAAGGAGTATTTAAGTGTGATGTCCCTAACAAAGAAGGAATTTTGTCCAGACTGTATGAGAAACAGGTATCTGAAGAATCGTCTGAGGACCAAGAAATGTATCTGCAGCAATTTCAGGAACAATGGGGACTGCATGTAGAAATGGAAGACTGA
- the IL20RA gene encoding interleukin-20 receptor subunit alpha isoform X3: MVNVSSTEKSISITLTVPEKWRSPDGESISLLQVYPGLQYNVSVLKKKTKKRWFFSISNSTLVVPRLEPGTAYCVSAQIHVTTPLLHSGFSKEHCISTLKDKTTDETITVVFGYILPILLAVLFTSVACCCVHKYIHVSKQKHPTSLVWHYTDKCKEKVFIPCEKIVVNLITVNVDEYKPSQESIHPSEMKSPHYYTVYSGTEGRDLSPKEVPEIKYLLDISHEEISEEENILAEGDKTGTKNDQPGTKNTLRQKNGGSVEYELGVRAEDFSPGQNLEELGLKEKTSAPGGLGEPQTALGNLVNFNTGKAYCPQLEVRATDPSLGQELEELKLKMADAVDELLGKTCINLVDSDDEKSGQTSYHRLGKIAHGVTENEGEQTILVDWDPHTGRLYIPTWFSVENEVCKGVFKCDVPNKEGILSRLYEKQVSEESSEDQEMYLQQFQEQWGLHVEMED; encoded by the exons ATGGTAAATGTGTCTTCTACCGAGAAATCTATTTCAATCACACTGACTGTTCCTGAGAAGTGGAGAAGTCCTGATGGAGAATCTATATCTCTGCTTCAAGTATATCCTGGTCTGCAATACAACGTGTCTGTCctcaagaaaaagacaaagaaacgA TGGTTCTTCTCCATCAGCAACAGCACCTTGGTTGTGCCCCGGTTAGAACCTGGAACAGCTTACTGTGTCAGTGCGCAGATCCATGTCACTACACCACTTCTACACAGTGGGTTTTCTAAAGAACACTGCATTTCTACTTTGAAAG ATAAAACAACAGATGAGACTATAACAGTTGTATTTGGATACATTCTGCCTATTCTGCTAGCTGTCCTTTTCACTTCAGTGGcatgctgctgtgtgcacaAGTACATTCACGTCAGCAAACAGAAGCATCCAACAAGCCTG GTATGGCACTATACTGATAAATGCAAGGAAAAGGTTTTTATACCTTGTGAAAAAATAGTGGTCAACCTTATCACAGTTAACGTGGATGAGTACAAACCGTCTCAGGAATCCATTCATccatcagaaatgaaaagccCCCATTATTATACTGTTTACAGTGGCACTGAAGGGAGAGATTTGTCTCCAAAAGAAGTGCCGGAAATAAAATACTTGCTGGATATTTCTCATGAAGAGATTTCAGAAGAAGAGAACATTTTAGCTGAGGGGGACAAAACCGGAACAAAAAATGACCAGCCTGGAACAAAGAATACTTTGAGACAAAAAAACGGAGGGAGTGTAGAGTATGAACTCGGCGTAAGGGCCGAAGACTTCAGTCCCGGCCAAAACCTAGAAGAACTCGGTCTGAAAGAGAAGACTTCTGCACCTGGGGGACTAGGTGAGCCACAGACTGCTTTGGGAAACTTAGTTAATTTTAATACAGGAAAGGCATATTGCCCCCAACTGGAGGTGAGGGCAACAGACCCTTCTTTGGGACAGGAATTAGAGGAGCTTAAACTGAAGATGGCTGATGCAGTGGATGAACTGCTAGGTAAGACCTGTATCAACTTGGTGGACTCGGATGATGAAAAATCTGGGCAGACGTCTTATCATCGGCTGGGAAAAATAGCACACGGTGTCACAGAGAATGAGGGCGAACAGACCATACTGGTGGACTGGGACCCACACACTGGCAGATTGTATATTCCTACTTGGTTCAGTGTTGAAAATGAGGTGTGTAAAGGAGTATTTAAGTGTGATGTCCCTAACAAAGAAGGAATTTTGTCCAGACTGTATGAGAAACAGGTATCTGAAGAATCGTCTGAGGACCAAGAAATGTATCTGCAGCAATTTCAGGAACAATGGGGACTGCATGTAGAAATGGAAGACTGA
- the IL22RA2 gene encoding interleukin-22 receptor subunit alpha-2 isoform X1, giving the protein MQRCLPGRNVCCHCSLLFAAILVLENRDLRDAIKPQGVRFYSLNFNNTLRWLPGRAGEGETTLYFVQYKVYGQSKWQNKEECWGIQSHFCDLTEETSDAYEAYYGRVQAASTDIRSDWSLSCRFTPWRETMIGPPTIKVVHSNKFVVLKLRAPRSAYKRKRGSMIPMTNYYDLLYQVFIINNLLDEQHRVLVYEGKDKVIKIEDLRPGISYCIVARTSVLVLGRSSAYSSRQCTVLL; this is encoded by the exons ATGCAGAGGTGCCTGCCTGGGAGAAATGTGTGCTGTCACTGTTCCTTACTATTTGCAGCCATTTTAGTCCTGGAAAATCGAGACCTTCGAGATGCAATCAAGCCACAGGGGGTACGGTTTTACTCACTGAACTTCAACAATACGCTGCGCTGGCTGCCTGGAAGGGCTGGAGAGGGAGAAACCACACTCTACTTTGTGCAGTATAAAGT GTATGGGCAGAGCAAGTGGCAAAACAAAGAAGAGTGCTGGGGGATTCAGAGCCATTTCTGTGACCTGACAGAGGAGACTTCTGACGCCTATGAGGCCTACTACGGCAGGGTGCAAGCTGCTTCAACCGATATCCGCTCCGACTGGAGCCTCAGCTGCAGATTCACTCCCTGGCGAGAAA CTATGATAGGACCTCCAACAATAAAGGTGGTTCACAGCAACAAATTTGTAGTACTAAAGCTCCGGGCTCCACGTTCGGCTTATAAAAGGAAGAGAGGCAGCATGATACCAATGACAAATTATTATGATCTTCTGTACCAAGTCTTCATAATTAACAACTTGCTAGACGAG CAACACAGAGTGCTGGTGTATGAAGGAAAAGACAAGGTGATCAAAATAGAAGATCTGAGGCCGGGAATCAGCTACTGCATCGTGGCTAGAACAtcagtgctggtgctgggcCGCAGCAGTGCCTACAGCAGCAGACagtgcactgtgctgctgtga
- the IL22RA2 gene encoding interleukin-22 receptor subunit alpha-2 isoform X2, with the protein MQRCLPGRNVCCHCSLLFAAILVLENRDLRDAIKPQGVRFYSLNFNNTLRWLPGRAGEGETTLYFVQYKVYGQSKWQNKEECWGIQSHFCDLTEETSDAYEAYYGRVQAASTDIRSDWSLSCRFTPWRETMIGPPTIKVVHSNKFVVLKLRAPRSAYKRKRGSMIPMTNYYDLLYQVFIINNLLDEVPRRKAHKDTCDIGHSKLKFVSFLREETRKSSDFEPVLLGASWL; encoded by the exons ATGCAGAGGTGCCTGCCTGGGAGAAATGTGTGCTGTCACTGTTCCTTACTATTTGCAGCCATTTTAGTCCTGGAAAATCGAGACCTTCGAGATGCAATCAAGCCACAGGGGGTACGGTTTTACTCACTGAACTTCAACAATACGCTGCGCTGGCTGCCTGGAAGGGCTGGAGAGGGAGAAACCACACTCTACTTTGTGCAGTATAAAGT GTATGGGCAGAGCAAGTGGCAAAACAAAGAAGAGTGCTGGGGGATTCAGAGCCATTTCTGTGACCTGACAGAGGAGACTTCTGACGCCTATGAGGCCTACTACGGCAGGGTGCAAGCTGCTTCAACCGATATCCGCTCCGACTGGAGCCTCAGCTGCAGATTCACTCCCTGGCGAGAAA CTATGATAGGACCTCCAACAATAAAGGTGGTTCACAGCAACAAATTTGTAGTACTAAAGCTCCGGGCTCCACGTTCGGCTTATAAAAGGAAGAGAGGCAGCATGATACCAATGACAAATTATTATGATCTTCTGTACCAAGTCTTCATAATTAACAACTTGCTAGACGAG GTGCCAAGGCGCAAAGCACATAAGGACACCTGTGACATTGGCCACAGCAAGCTTAAGTTTGTGTCCTTTCTAAGAGAGGAAACCAGGAAATCTTCAGACTTTGAGCCTGTGCTTCTGGGTGCCTCCTGGCTATAG